The Flavobacteriales bacterium nucleotide sequence GGGCTTTCATGGTTTTTAATTCTTACCCTAATTGGTTACCCAATAGCAGCCATCTTTTTGGGTTGGTCGGGTGTTATGTTCTGGTTCATATTTTCATTATTTTCCATCAGCTATCAGCATTGCAGAGATTTTTGGTTGCAATTTGTGGAACATCGAAAATGGAACAAATCCGCTGCAAAAGTTTCTAACCTTCGGGTTGATTTAATTAAGAAATTGGAAGTTTTTCGGGCGTTGTAACCTCTCCTGCCCTTTTTTTGAAACGAACGATGGCAAACACCACCGCAAATTGCAAACCAATCACTGCGGCAATGGCTCCGGCAATGGAGCCATCAATCCAAACGGCGAAATAATATCCAAATACAGAGGCCGAAGTTCCAAAAATGATGGCATACATCAGCAAATCTCTAAATCGGGTTGTGATTAAATAAGCGGTGGCCGGAGGACCAACTAAAAAGGCAATGACCAAAACAGCCCCCACCGATTGAAAGCTCACCACTGTGGTAATGCTAACCCCTGCCATTAAATAATATTGCCACAAAACCACGTTTAAACCGAGTGCCGCCGCAAACGACTCATCGAAGGTTGTGATGATTAATTTGTGATACGCCAACACAACTGCCAACACCACCAACACCAAATTGGCCGCCAAAATCCAAACTTGATTTGGCCCCAATGAAAGTTGACCAACAATCAGTTCTGCACCTTGCGAAACCTGAGCAATATCACCATGAAGCACGCAATCCTGATCAAGATCCACGTCGTTTGAAAACACGGATATTAATATGATGCCTATGGAGAATAAAAAAGTATATGAAATACCAATACTGGCATCTTGCTGAAGTTTTACTTTCTTATTAAAAAATTGAATGAAAGCCGTAACCAAAAGTCCGCTGGCAGCAGCCCCGATTAAAATTGGAAAAGAAGCCCTACTTTGGGTAAGCCAATAGGCAATAACTATACCTGGCAACACGGCATGAGAAATGGCATCTCCTACCATAGCCATTTTTCGCATAATCAAAAATGAGCCCAAAATGGCTGAACTGGTGGCCACCAAAATGGCCGTCAATATGGTCCAAAAATCAAGCATCAATATGGGATATCGCTGTCATGTGGATCCTTTTTCGGAAAGTTAAGCTCCTTTTCAAGTTCTTTCTCTATTTCCGGAGTAATAATGTGTTCTATTCCTTCTGCGTCATCATGAACGTGGTCGGGGTCTAAGTTCATAAACTTTGAAATATATAATTCCCAAAGTCTATGTTTTCTAACGATGGCCTTGGCTTCGTTAAATCCTGAAGGGGTAATTAAATATTGATTTCCAGACAAGGTAATATACCTATGTTTTAGAAGCAGATTCAAACCATTTTTTAAAGTGCCAACTTTCATATTTCCGGCATTCAAAATGTCTTCAAACAAAAATGTTTTTGTCAACTTATTTCCTGCATCAGTGAGTCCATAAAAAAGTTTTATCGTATTCTCAATCAATATTTTACGGTCGTTTTGCTTACGTTGCAGAAAAGAACGGGTCATGCCGGTTTTTGAACCAAAAAATGCACTAAATAAAGCTATTAATGATATTACAACCACTATCCATGGCCCTGTGGGCATGCCATTGTAGGTATATGAAATTGCAGCCCCAAACACACCAGAAAACCCTGCAAAAAGTACAGACAATAAAGCCAAAACCCCTATTTTGTTTGTCCAAAACCGAGCCGCGGCAGCAGGCGTTATGAGCAACGCCGACATAAGCACCACCCCAACCGCCTGCACGCCCATGGCCACAGTAGCAACGGTGGCAATGGCTAAAACAAATCGCAGAAAGTCTAATGGAAATCCAATGCTTTGAGCAAATGCCTCATCAAATGAAATGGTTGAAAACCCGCGAAAGAAAATCAAAATTACACTTATTATGACACTTCCTGCAAGTGCAAATAGCCAAACATCGGCCTTGGTCATGGCGGATGCTTTTCCAAAAATAAAATTATCCAAACCGCTTTGCGAACCACTGCCCGAGTGCTGAATATGCACAAGAAGCATAACGCCAATACCAAAAAACACACTCAAAACAAGTGCAATGGCTGTGTCGTTCTTAATTTTAGAATTTTTTGTAATGTAATCTACCAAAAAAGTTGAAACCCAGCCTGTTATTACAGCCCCGATAATTAAATACATTGGATTTTTTTGATGACTAATCATGTATGCCAAAGCAATTCCGGGCAAAACGGAGTGCGAAATAACATCGCCCATTAGAGCTCGCTTTCTTAAGAAAGTGAAGGTGCCAACCAAACCTGAAACACTACACAGAATTAGACTACCCCAAAAAACCACCCGCACATTGGGTTCGGTGAGGCCAAAGAAAGACGCTATACCATGCACAAAATCGTTCATTTGTGCCGCATTGGAAAGTTTTTCTCTTGCAACATATTGGCCACTTTGCTCAGTGTTGTCAAGGTTCCGCCATAGGTCTCAACAAGATTTTTTTCGTTAAAAACATCCTCCGTTGACCCCGCGGCCACCAATCGGGTATTTAGCAAAACCAAATGTTCAAAATATTCCTGAGCCGTGTGCAAATCATGATGCACCACCAAAAGGGTTTTGCCATTATCACGCATGGTTTTGAGCAAAGTTATAATAGCCTGCTCCGTGGCTGCATCTACACCCACAAATGGCTCATCCATTAAATATAAATCGGCTTGTTGGGCAAGTGCCCGAGCCAAAAATACGCGTTGCTGTTGGCCTCCACTAAGTTGCGAAATCTGTCGATTGCCAAAGGCGGACATTTTCACTTTCAGCAAGCTGTCGTTTATAATTTCTTTATCCTCGGCCGAAAGTCGTTTAAACAGACCCTTTTGTGCATATCTACCCATAGCAACCACATCAAAAA carries:
- a CDS encoding metal ABC transporter permease, whose protein sequence is MLDFWTILTAILVATSSAILGSFLIMRKMAMVGDAISHAVLPGIVIAYWLTQSRASFPILIGAAASGLLVTAFIQFFNKKVKLQQDASIGISYTFLFSIGIILISVFSNDVDLDQDCVLHGDIAQVSQGAELIVGQLSLGPNQVWILAANLVLVVLAVVLAYHKLIITTFDESFAAALGLNVVLWQYYLMAGVSITTVVSFQSVGAVLVIAFLVGPPATAYLITTRFRDLLMYAIIFGTSASVFGYYFAVWIDGSIAGAIAAVIGLQFAVVFAIVRFKKRAGEVTTPEKLPIS
- a CDS encoding metal ABC transporter permease, with protein sequence MNDFVHGIASFFGLTEPNVRVVFWGSLILCSVSGLVGTFTFLRKRALMGDVISHSVLPGIALAYMISHQKNPMYLIIGAVITGWVSTFLVDYITKNSKIKNDTAIALVLSVFFGIGVMLLVHIQHSGSGSQSGLDNFIFGKASAMTKADVWLFALAGSVIISVILIFFRGFSTISFDEAFAQSIGFPLDFLRFVLAIATVATVAMGVQAVGVVLMSALLITPAAAARFWTNKIGVLALLSVLFAGFSGVFGAAISYTYNGMPTGPWIVVVISLIALFSAFFGSKTGMTRSFLQRKQNDRKILIENTIKLFYGLTDAGNKLTKTFLFEDILNAGNMKVGTLKNGLNLLLKHRYITLSGNQYLITPSGFNEAKAIVRKHRLWELYISKFMNLDPDHVHDDAEGIEHIITPEIEKELEKELNFPKKDPHDSDIPY
- a CDS encoding metal ABC transporter ATP-binding protein; translated protein: MTVSVETHNLTVIYNKKPAVWNIDFSLPTGKIIGIMGPNGSGKSTLLKAIMGIIEPNIGYAKLFDKELDEVRNKISYVPQRQSVDWDFPASVFDVVAMGRYAQKGLFKRLSAEDKEIINDSLLKVKMSAFGNRQISQLSGGQQQRVFLARALAQQADLYLMDEPFVGVDAATEQAIITLLKTMRDNGKTLLVVHHDLHTAQEYFEHLVLLNTRLVAAGSTEDVFNEKNLVETYGGTLTTLSKVANMLQEKNFPMRHK